The Micromonospora sp. NBC_01740 genome includes a window with the following:
- a CDS encoding class I SAM-dependent methyltransferase has product MALISYDDADSAAFAATRELPRSGLDRWRHAVQQHLRPRTGTTLLDLGAGTGAWAAAFTEWFGARVVGVEPAGAMRSRASHRPLLAGDAVALPLRDSVADGAWLSTMVHHIPDLDAAARELRRVLRPGAPVLIRSPFPGRHQRITLFRWFPEAVRVLETYPDLARVRSAFATAGFTVSTVEPVAQITAASLAECAAGLDRRAHTPLQLITDEEYAAGLARLRAAAATATGPVVDHLDLLVLR; this is encoded by the coding sequence GTGGCTCTGATCTCCTACGACGACGCCGACTCAGCGGCCTTCGCCGCGACCCGGGAGCTGCCGCGCAGCGGCCTGGACCGGTGGCGGCACGCGGTGCAGCAACACCTTCGGCCGCGTACCGGCACCACGCTGCTCGACCTCGGGGCCGGCACCGGCGCCTGGGCCGCCGCCTTCACCGAGTGGTTCGGCGCCCGGGTGGTGGGGGTGGAGCCCGCCGGGGCGATGCGCTCCCGCGCCAGCCACCGACCGCTGCTCGCCGGCGACGCGGTCGCGCTGCCGCTGCGCGACTCCGTGGCGGACGGCGCGTGGCTGTCCACGATGGTGCACCACATCCCCGACCTCGACGCGGCGGCGCGGGAGCTGCGCCGGGTGCTCCGCCCGGGCGCGCCCGTGCTGATCCGCTCGCCGTTTCCCGGCCGGCACCAGCGGATCACGCTGTTCCGCTGGTTCCCGGAGGCGGTCCGCGTCCTCGAGACCTATCCGGACCTGGCGCGGGTGCGCTCCGCGTTCGCCACGGCCGGGTTCACCGTCAGCACCGTCGAGCCCGTCGCGCAGATCACGGCGGCGTCGCTGGCCGAGTGCGCCGCAGGCCTCGACCGCCGGGCCCACACCCCGCTCCAGTTGATCACCGACGAGGAGTACGCCGCGGGGCTGGCCCGGCTCCGGGCCGCGGCCGCCACGGCGACGGGCCCGGTCGTCGACCACCTCGACCTGCTGGTGCTGCGCTGA
- a CDS encoding MerR family transcriptional regulator translates to MVDAGRRAGRWRGAEVAATAGISVQQVRNYVDLGVLPPVERTPAGYRVFTVDHVRALAVVRRMAEGHGWARTREVMVAVHRGDLAAALAALDAGHAELDRERADIRRVLGAFETVVTSPAAVLPAPRRGARIGEVADLVGVRTSQLRLWEQRGLLRPVRERGTGYRVYDAAELRAAQVVALLRRGAYPFDIVAAVLGEMRTTGSAQRVHAELAKREQELHRRSLRRLHASAALYDYLRHRDPALPG, encoded by the coding sequence GTGGTGGATGCGGGACGACGGGCCGGACGGTGGCGGGGGGCGGAGGTCGCGGCGACCGCGGGCATCTCCGTCCAGCAGGTGCGCAACTACGTCGACCTCGGCGTGCTGCCGCCGGTCGAGCGCACCCCCGCCGGCTACCGCGTCTTCACCGTCGACCACGTGCGGGCGCTGGCGGTGGTCCGGCGGATGGCCGAGGGGCACGGCTGGGCGCGTACCCGGGAGGTCATGGTCGCGGTGCACCGGGGCGACCTGGCGGCGGCGCTGGCGGCGCTCGACGCCGGCCACGCCGAGCTGGACCGGGAGCGGGCCGACATCCGGCGGGTGCTCGGCGCGTTCGAGACCGTGGTGACCAGCCCGGCCGCCGTCCTGCCGGCGCCCCGGCGCGGGGCCCGCATCGGCGAGGTCGCCGACCTGGTCGGCGTCCGCACCTCGCAGCTACGGCTGTGGGAGCAGCGCGGCCTGCTCCGGCCGGTCCGCGAGCGCGGCACCGGTTACCGGGTGTACGACGCGGCCGAGCTGCGCGCCGCGCAGGTCGTGGCGCTGCTGCGCCGGGGCGCGTACCCGTTCGACATCGTCGCGGCCGTGCTCGGCGAGATGCGTACCACCGGCAGTGCCCAGCGGGTCCACGCGGAGCTGGCCAAGCGGGAGCAGGAACTGCACCGGCGCAGCCTGCGGCGGCTGCACGCCTCGGCCGCGCTCTACGACTACCTGCGCCACCGCGACCCGGCGCTGCCCGGGTGA
- a CDS encoding MazG-like family protein, translating into MDESIWDAVRASRGWLDAANGTGQTEMTCRILKLTEEAGEAASAWIGLLGQNPRKGVTHSREDVAAELADAAFTALVAIESLGLDSRLVLDACARKARARVGPPPT; encoded by the coding sequence GTGGACGAGTCGATCTGGGACGCGGTCCGGGCCTCGCGCGGCTGGTTGGACGCCGCCAACGGCACCGGACAGACCGAAATGACCTGCCGGATCCTCAAGCTGACCGAGGAGGCGGGGGAGGCGGCGAGCGCCTGGATCGGTCTGCTCGGTCAGAACCCGCGCAAGGGTGTCACGCACAGTCGCGAGGACGTGGCGGCGGAACTGGCGGACGCGGCGTTCACCGCGCTGGTCGCCATCGAGAGCCTCGGGCTGGACTCCCGCCTCGTGCTCGACGCGTGCGCCAGGAAGGCCCGCGCCCGCGTCGGTCCGCCTCCCACCTGA
- a CDS encoding helix-turn-helix domain-containing protein, which produces MDDDLDQALGAVGPRLRALRRQRETTLADLSVATGISVSTLSRLESGSRRPTLELLLPLARAHGVTLDELVDAPSTGDPRVHLRPVTRHGMTMLPLTRRPGGIQAYKLVIPGGGRRAEPDPQTHEGYEWLYVLNGRLRVVLGDQDLVLTPGEAAEFDTRVPHWFGSADAEPVEFLSLFGRQGERAHLRARPKTPPPP; this is translated from the coding sequence ATGGACGACGACCTGGACCAGGCGCTCGGCGCGGTCGGTCCCCGGCTGCGCGCGCTGCGCCGGCAGCGGGAGACCACCCTGGCCGACCTGTCGGTGGCGACCGGCATCTCGGTGAGCACGCTCTCCCGGCTGGAGTCCGGTTCCCGCCGGCCCACTCTCGAACTGCTCCTCCCGCTGGCCAGGGCGCACGGCGTCACACTCGACGAACTCGTCGACGCCCCGTCCACCGGCGACCCGCGCGTCCACCTGCGCCCGGTCACCCGCCACGGGATGACCATGCTGCCCCTGACCCGCCGGCCCGGCGGCATCCAGGCGTACAAGCTGGTGATCCCGGGCGGCGGTCGCAGGGCGGAGCCCGATCCGCAGACCCACGAGGGCTACGAGTGGCTCTACGTCCTCAACGGTCGGCTGCGGGTCGTCCTCGGCGACCAGGACCTCGTGCTCACGCCGGGGGAGGCGGCGGAGTTCGACACCCGCGTACCGCACTGGTTCGGGTCGGCCGACGCCGAGCCGGTCGAGTTCCTCAGCCTCTTCGGCAGGCAGGGCGAACGCGCCCACCTCCGCGCCCGCCCAAAAACCCCACCCCCACCCTGA
- a CDS encoding protein-tyrosine phosphatase family protein yields MSDVRVWGEQVGVVVLPSGTRVRGRRIADAASPADFALLLAPGPVPAWPHRRIRWPDFWVPVDRADAVDALTEALRRAHGGERVEVACRGATGRTGTALAALAILDGLPPEQAVDWVRATYRPRAVETPWQRRWLRRLT; encoded by the coding sequence ATGAGTGACGTACGGGTGTGGGGCGAGCAGGTGGGGGTCGTCGTACTGCCGAGTGGGACGCGGGTACGGGGGCGACGGATCGCCGACGCGGCGTCGCCCGCCGACTTCGCCCTGCTGCTGGCCCCCGGGCCGGTGCCCGCCTGGCCGCACCGGCGGATCCGGTGGCCCGACTTCTGGGTGCCGGTCGACCGGGCGGACGCGGTCGACGCGCTGACCGAGGCGCTGCGCCGCGCCCACGGCGGCGAACGCGTCGAGGTGGCCTGCCGGGGCGCCACCGGGCGTACGGGCACCGCGCTGGCGGCGCTGGCGATCCTCGACGGGCTGCCGCCCGAGCAGGCGGTGGACTGGGTGCGCGCCACCTACCGCCCGCGGGCCGTGGAGACGCCCTGGCAGCGTCGCTGGCTGCGCCGCCTCACCTGA
- a CDS encoding NAD(P)/FAD-dependent oxidoreductase: MTDQLDGSYDVVVIGGGAAGLSGALTLARVRRSVVVLDSGAPRNAPAEGVHGLLAREGIRPAELLERGRAEVRGYGGRVVTGEVAATNRDDDGFTVTLGDGRTVRARRLLVATGLVDELPDVPGLRERWGRDVLHCPYCHGWEVRDRAIGVLASGPFSVHQALLFRQLSADVTYFQHTMPPLTDEQAEQLAARGIGVVGGEVASLEAVEDRLVGVRLGDGTLVRREALAVSSRMVARAGFLAALGLRPAAHPAGVGEHVPSDATGRTDVPGVWVAGNVTDPAAQVGAAAAAGVVVAAQINADLVAEETRRAVAAHRAPFSTKSEAALCEQVVGDRRHGL, from the coding sequence GTGACCGATCAGTTGGATGGCAGCTACGACGTGGTGGTGATCGGAGGTGGCGCCGCGGGGTTGAGCGGGGCGCTGACGTTGGCCCGGGTGCGACGGTCGGTGGTGGTGCTCGACTCGGGCGCGCCGCGCAACGCCCCGGCCGAGGGCGTGCACGGGCTGCTGGCCCGGGAGGGGATCCGGCCGGCCGAGCTCCTGGAACGCGGCCGGGCGGAGGTACGCGGCTACGGCGGCCGGGTGGTCACCGGCGAGGTCGCCGCCACGAACCGCGACGACGACGGGTTCACGGTCACGCTGGGCGACGGCCGGACGGTGCGTGCGCGACGGCTGCTGGTGGCCACCGGGCTGGTGGACGAGCTGCCGGACGTCCCGGGGCTGCGGGAGCGCTGGGGCAGGGACGTCCTGCACTGCCCGTACTGCCACGGCTGGGAGGTCCGCGACCGGGCCATCGGCGTGCTGGCCAGCGGGCCGTTCTCGGTGCACCAGGCGCTGCTGTTCCGACAGTTGAGCGCCGACGTCACGTACTTCCAGCACACCATGCCGCCGCTCACCGACGAGCAGGCGGAGCAGCTGGCGGCCCGCGGCATCGGCGTGGTGGGCGGCGAGGTCGCGTCCCTGGAGGCCGTGGAGGACCGCCTCGTGGGCGTACGGCTGGGTGACGGCACTCTCGTGCGCCGGGAGGCCCTGGCCGTCTCGTCGCGGATGGTGGCGCGCGCCGGCTTCCTCGCGGCGCTCGGACTGCGACCTGCGGCACACCCGGCGGGCGTCGGCGAGCACGTCCCCTCCGACGCGACGGGCCGCACCGACGTGCCCGGGGTGTGGGTCGCCGGCAACGTCACCGATCCGGCGGCCCAGGTCGGTGCCGCCGCGGCGGCCGGCGTGGTCGTCGCGGCCCAGATCAACGCCGACCTCGTCGCCGAGGAGACCCGGCGGGCCGTCGCCGCCCACCGCGCCCCGTTCTCCACGAAGTCGGAGGCGGCACTCTGCGAGCAGGTGGTGGGCGACCGTCGCCACGGCCTCTGA
- a CDS encoding excinuclease ABC subunit UvrA — protein sequence MQQPARSAADSHDMIEVRGARENNLASVSVDIPKRRLTVFTGVSGSGKSSLVFGTIAAESQRLINETYSAFLQSFMPNVSRPDVDSLRNLSAAIVVDQERMGANSRSTVGTATDAYAMLRIVFSRLGTPHVGGAGAFSFNLAEGMCPACEGLGRVSDLDVDELVDVERSLNDGAIKVPNFAVDSWYWQTIVHSGLFDPDTKLQDYTPQQWQDFLHKPSTKIKVGSNNWTYEGLAVKVRRLYLAKDRESMQAHIRAFVDRAVTFTTCADCGGARLNRAALSSRIDGRNIAECSAMQISDLAGFVRGIDDPSVAPLTGNLRDLLDSLVEIGLGYLSLDRESATLSGGEAQRVKMVRHLGSSLSDVTYVFDEPTVGLHPHDIARMNDLLLRLRDKGNTVLVVEHKPETIAIADHVVDLGPGAGTAGGRICFTGDVAGLRRSDTLTGRHLDHRVRLREHVRRPSGQLSIRNADLHNLRDVDVDIPLGVLTVVTGVAGSGKSSLIHGSLHRRDGVVVVDQSPIRGSRRSNPATYTGLLDPIRAAFAKANGVKAALFSANSEGACPTCKGIGLVYTDLAMMAGVASVCERCEGRRFTDEVLTYRLRGKNISEVLAMPATEARDFFPGGPARAILDRLVDVGLGYLTLGQPLNTLSGGERQRLKLAIRMADSGSTYVLDEPTTGLHLADVDQLLALLDRLVDAGNTVVVIEHHQAVMAHADWLIDLGPGAGHDGGRIVFTGTPADLVAHADTLTARHLREYVGR from the coding sequence ATGCAGCAGCCAGCACGGTCCGCCGCCGACAGTCACGACATGATCGAGGTGCGCGGCGCCCGGGAGAACAACCTCGCCTCCGTCTCGGTGGACATCCCCAAGCGCCGGCTGACCGTCTTCACCGGGGTCTCCGGCTCCGGGAAGTCGTCCCTGGTCTTCGGGACCATCGCCGCCGAGTCGCAGCGCCTGATCAACGAGACCTACAGCGCCTTCCTCCAGTCGTTCATGCCGAATGTGAGCCGCCCCGACGTCGACTCGCTGCGCAACCTCAGCGCGGCCATCGTCGTCGACCAGGAGCGGATGGGCGCCAACTCGCGTTCCACCGTCGGCACCGCCACCGACGCGTACGCGATGCTGCGCATCGTCTTCAGCCGGCTCGGCACCCCGCACGTGGGCGGGGCCGGCGCGTTCAGCTTCAACCTCGCCGAGGGCATGTGCCCGGCGTGTGAGGGCCTCGGGCGGGTCTCCGACCTCGACGTCGACGAACTCGTCGACGTGGAGCGCTCGCTCAACGACGGCGCGATCAAGGTGCCCAACTTCGCCGTCGACTCGTGGTACTGGCAGACCATCGTCCACTCCGGGCTGTTCGACCCCGACACGAAGCTCCAGGACTACACGCCGCAGCAGTGGCAGGACTTCCTCCACAAGCCGTCCACGAAGATCAAGGTGGGCAGCAACAACTGGACGTACGAGGGCCTGGCGGTCAAGGTGCGCCGGCTCTACCTGGCCAAGGACCGCGAGTCGATGCAGGCGCACATCCGGGCGTTCGTCGACCGGGCGGTCACCTTCACCACCTGCGCCGACTGCGGCGGGGCCCGGCTCAACAGGGCGGCACTCTCGTCCCGGATCGACGGGCGCAACATCGCCGAGTGCTCGGCGATGCAGATCAGCGACCTGGCCGGGTTCGTCCGCGGCATCGACGACCCGTCGGTCGCCCCGCTGACCGGCAACCTGCGCGACCTGCTCGACTCGCTGGTAGAGATCGGCCTGGGCTACCTCAGCCTGGACCGCGAGTCCGCCACCCTCTCCGGCGGCGAGGCCCAGCGGGTGAAGATGGTCCGGCACCTCGGCTCCAGCCTCTCCGACGTCACGTACGTCTTCGACGAACCGACGGTCGGCCTGCACCCGCACGACATCGCCCGGATGAACGACCTGCTGCTGCGCCTGCGCGACAAGGGCAACACGGTGCTGGTCGTCGAGCACAAGCCCGAGACGATCGCCATCGCCGACCACGTGGTCGACCTCGGGCCCGGGGCCGGCACGGCCGGCGGCCGGATCTGCTTCACCGGCGACGTCGCCGGCCTGCGCCGCTCCGACACCCTCACCGGCCGGCACCTCGACCACCGGGTACGCCTGCGCGAGCACGTACGCCGGCCGTCCGGCCAGCTGTCGATCCGCAACGCCGACCTGCACAACCTGCGCGACGTCGACGTCGACATCCCGCTCGGGGTGCTGACCGTGGTGACCGGGGTGGCCGGCTCCGGCAAGAGCTCACTGATCCACGGCTCGCTGCACCGCCGCGACGGCGTGGTGGTCGTCGACCAGTCGCCGATCCGGGGTTCCCGGCGCAGCAACCCGGCCACCTACACCGGCCTGCTGGACCCGATCCGCGCCGCCTTCGCCAAGGCCAACGGGGTCAAGGCCGCGCTGTTCAGCGCCAACTCCGAAGGCGCCTGCCCCACCTGCAAGGGCATCGGCCTGGTCTACACCGACTTGGCGATGATGGCCGGCGTCGCCTCGGTCTGCGAGCGGTGCGAGGGGCGGCGCTTCACCGACGAGGTGCTCACCTACCGCCTGCGCGGGAAGAACATCAGCGAGGTGCTCGCGATGCCGGCCACGGAGGCCCGCGACTTCTTCCCCGGCGGGCCCGCCCGGGCGATCCTCGACCGGCTGGTCGACGTCGGGCTCGGCTACCTCACCCTCGGCCAGCCGCTCAACACGCTCTCCGGGGGCGAGCGGCAGCGGCTCAAGCTGGCCATCCGCATGGCCGACAGCGGGAGCACGTACGTCCTGGACGAGCCGACCACCGGCCTGCACCTGGCCGACGTGGACCAACTGCTCGCCCTGCTGGACCGGCTGGTCGACGCCGGCAACACCGTCGTCGTCATCGAGCACCATCAGGCGGTCATGGCGCACGCCGACTGGCTGATCGACCTCGGTCCGGGGGCGGGACACGACGGCGGCCGGATCGTCTTCACCGGTACGCCGGCCGACCTGGTCGCCCACGCCGACACGCTGACCGCCCGTCACCTGCGCGAGTACGTGGGCCGCTGA